One Euzebyales bacterium genomic window carries:
- a CDS encoding ExeM/NucH family extracellular endonuclease — translation MKAFRPWTAILATALMLVGLLPTAAGAQTAPVINEFVANHAGTDTTEFIEVAGAPSTDLSGLTVLEIEGDGTGAGVVDGVFDVGTTNADGYWTTDFLNNEIENGTITLLLVEGFAGAAGDDLDADNDGAPDSAPWSAILDAVAVTDGDSDDLAYADVVLAPGFDGDGFTPGGASRIPDATDTDAVADWTRNDFDGAGLPGFAGTLDEGEALNTPGAENTTELDDGLVLGSCGDDATLIHDVQGDGATSPLVGGRVVVEGVVVGDFQTGAAGEDGDLGGFYVQEEDADADTDLGTSEGVFVFDDGVVVGVGDVVRVLAGVSEFETSGGASSQTQLSGAEVLVCGDAPLPAPATVTLPVDSPDVFESYEGMRTVFPQNLVISEYFNYDRFGEIVLSLPFGDPALGEDRLFQPTAVVEPGTEAIDLAGQIELRRITLDDGLSSQNPEVTRHPNGEPFALDNRFRGGDLVGDAIGVIDETFGLYRIQPTAPADYTQVNPRDDVPDVGGDVTVATFNVLNYFLTLDGSGPICGPDLDQDCRGADTAEEFERQRAKILAALAAIDADVFGLIEMENTTGVSPLADIVDGLNDLLGPGTYDYIDTGTIGSDAIKVGIIYKPANVTPVGDYAILDSSVDPRFLDEFNRPVLAQTFADDGGVFTVAVNHLKSKGSDCDDVGDPDTGDGQGNCNVTRTQAAEALADWLATDPTGSGDADVLIIGDLNSYDHEDPIDALREGADDDLGTADDYTDLLLAYQGELAYTYVFDGLVGYLDYAMANQTLTRQVTGAAAWHINADEPDILDYDTSFKSDGQAALYEPNPYRSSDHDPVIVGLDLNASPVCEAAVAGPDRLFPPNHQFVEIAIDGVTDPEGDPVTIVVDSIFSDEAVDAEDSGDTAPDARGVGESTAEVRAERVGDGNGRVYTIGFTATDAFGGSCTGEVTVGVPVGRRGEVVNDGPDFDATVVP, via the coding sequence ATGAAGGCATTCCGACCGTGGACGGCGATCCTCGCGACGGCGTTGATGCTGGTCGGGCTCCTGCCCACAGCCGCCGGGGCGCAGACCGCCCCGGTGATCAACGAGTTCGTGGCGAACCACGCGGGCACGGACACCACCGAGTTCATCGAGGTCGCGGGTGCTCCGTCGACGGATCTCAGCGGGCTCACCGTCCTGGAGATCGAGGGTGACGGCACCGGCGCGGGCGTCGTCGACGGCGTCTTCGACGTCGGCACGACCAACGCCGACGGCTACTGGACGACGGACTTCCTCAACAACGAGATCGAGAACGGGACGATCACGTTGCTGCTCGTGGAGGGGTTCGCCGGCGCGGCCGGCGACGACCTCGACGCCGACAACGACGGCGCCCCTGACAGCGCGCCCTGGTCGGCGATCCTCGACGCCGTCGCGGTCACGGACGGCGACAGCGACGACCTCGCGTACGCCGACGTCGTGCTGGCGCCCGGCTTCGACGGAGACGGGTTCACGCCGGGCGGCGCGTCCCGCATCCCCGACGCGACCGACACCGACGCGGTCGCCGACTGGACCCGCAACGACTTCGACGGCGCCGGCCTGCCCGGATTCGCCGGCACGCTCGATGAGGGTGAGGCGCTCAACACCCCGGGAGCCGAGAACACGACAGAGCTCGATGACGGCCTCGTGCTCGGATCGTGTGGCGACGACGCGACGTTGATCCACGACGTGCAGGGCGACGGCGCGACGAGCCCACTCGTCGGCGGACGGGTCGTCGTCGAAGGCGTGGTCGTCGGCGACTTCCAGACCGGCGCCGCAGGCGAGGACGGCGACCTGGGCGGCTTCTACGTCCAGGAGGAGGACGCGGACGCCGACACCGACCTCGGGACATCGGAGGGCGTGTTCGTCTTCGACGACGGGGTCGTCGTGGGGGTGGGCGACGTCGTCCGTGTGCTGGCGGGCGTGTCGGAGTTCGAGACGTCGGGCGGTGCGTCGTCACAGACCCAGCTGAGCGGCGCGGAGGTCCTGGTCTGCGGGGATGCGCCGTTGCCCGCGCCGGCCACGGTCACGCTTCCGGTCGACTCGCCCGACGTGTTCGAGAGCTACGAGGGCATGCGGACGGTCTTCCCGCAGAATCTGGTGATCTCGGAGTATTTCAACTACGACCGCTTCGGCGAGATCGTCCTGTCGCTGCCGTTCGGCGACCCCGCACTCGGCGAGGACCGCCTGTTCCAGCCGACCGCAGTGGTCGAGCCGGGCACCGAGGCAATCGATCTGGCCGGGCAGATCGAACTGCGCCGCATCACGCTGGACGACGGCCTGAGCAGCCAGAACCCCGAGGTGACGCGTCATCCCAACGGGGAACCGTTCGCGCTGGACAACCGGTTCCGTGGCGGCGACCTGGTCGGAGACGCGATCGGTGTCATCGATGAGACCTTCGGGCTGTACCGGATCCAGCCGACAGCGCCGGCCGACTACACACAGGTCAACCCGCGCGACGACGTGCCCGACGTCGGCGGCGACGTCACCGTGGCGACGTTCAACGTCCTCAACTACTTCCTGACGCTCGACGGCAGCGGTCCGATCTGCGGGCCGGACCTCGACCAGGACTGCCGCGGTGCCGACACCGCCGAGGAGTTCGAGCGCCAGCGCGCGAAGATCCTGGCGGCGCTCGCCGCGATTGACGCCGACGTGTTCGGGCTGATCGAGATGGAGAACACGACCGGCGTGTCGCCGCTGGCCGACATCGTCGACGGGCTCAACGACCTGCTCGGTCCTGGCACCTACGACTACATCGACACCGGCACGATCGGGTCGGACGCGATCAAGGTCGGGATCATCTACAAGCCGGCCAACGTCACGCCCGTGGGCGACTACGCGATCCTCGACTCGTCCGTGGACCCGCGGTTCCTCGACGAGTTCAACCGGCCGGTGCTCGCGCAGACGTTCGCCGACGACGGTGGTGTGTTCACCGTCGCGGTCAACCACCTGAAGTCGAAGGGCTCCGACTGCGACGACGTCGGCGACCCCGACACCGGTGACGGTCAGGGCAACTGCAACGTGACACGCACGCAGGCCGCCGAGGCGCTGGCCGACTGGCTGGCGACCGACCCGACCGGCAGCGGCGACGCCGACGTGCTGATCATCGGCGACCTCAACAGCTACGACCACGAGGACCCGATCGACGCGCTCCGCGAGGGCGCGGACGACGACCTCGGGACCGCCGACGACTACACCGACCTGCTGCTCGCCTACCAGGGCGAACTGGCCTACACGTACGTCTTCGACGGCCTGGTCGGCTACCTCGACTACGCGATGGCCAACCAGACGCTGACGCGGCAGGTCACGGGCGCCGCGGCGTGGCACATCAACGCCGACGAGCCCGACATCCTCGACTACGACACGTCGTTCAAGAGCGACGGCCAGGCCGCGCTCTACGAGCCCAACCCGTACCGGTCGTCCGACCACGATCCGGTGATCGTCGGCCTCGACCTCAACGCGTCCCCCGTGTGCGAGGCCGCGGTGGCGGGCCCTGACCGGCTGTTCCCGCCGAACCACCAGTTCGTCGAGATCGCGATCGACGGTGTCACAGACCCTGAAGGCGACCCCGTGACGATCGTCGTCGACAGCATCTTCTCCGACGAGGCCGTGGATGCCGAGGACAGTGGCGACACCGCGCCCGACGCGCGTGGCGTAGGCGAGTCGACCGCCGAGGTTCGCGCCGAACGCGTCGGCGACGGCAACGGTCGCGTCTACACGATCGGGTTCACCGCGACCGACGCGTTCGGCGGCTCCTGCACGGGCGAGGTCACCGTCGGTGTGCCGGTCGGGCGGCGCGGTGAGGTCGTGAACGACGGCCCGGACTTCGACGCCACGGTCGTGCCGTAG
- a CDS encoding WhiB family transcriptional regulator → MDWRQRAACLDEDPELFFPVGSTGPALEQLERAKQVCHRCEVIEACLEWALETNQDAGVWGGLSEDERRSLRRSRQRRRRLAS, encoded by the coding sequence ATGGACTGGCGACAGCGAGCTGCCTGCCTCGACGAGGACCCCGAGCTGTTCTTCCCCGTGGGCTCCACGGGCCCCGCACTCGAGCAGCTCGAGCGCGCCAAGCAGGTCTGCCATCGATGCGAGGTCATCGAGGCGTGCCTCGAGTGGGCGCTCGAGACCAACCAGGACGCGGGCGTCTGGGGCGGACTGAGCGAGGACGAGCGTCGGTCGCTGCGCCGCAGCCGTCAGCGTCGGCGTCGGCTCGCCAGCTGA
- a CDS encoding diacylglycerol kinase family protein: MGDAMRALLLYNPTATTTTTAVIDVITRALRGSLELEAVPTKRRNHAGFLAVGAADEGFDAVIVLGGDGTVNEVIQGIATTPVALAIIPGGSTNVLARSLGLPNEPIAATNAILGRLADDRIRTVNLGLANDRYFAFHAGFGFDAEVVRLVEQRYHLKRTVRQASFVWCAVQAAAMSTGVRRACITVRTQDNPLLSEQRWVVCANARPYTYLGRRAAELCPVADIEGDLALTGLSRLSPLAIARTAWTALSTGDIGQLRFVNLLSDLPEVICEADRPLALQLDGDFVGASERVVFRSVRDALRVIA; this comes from the coding sequence TTGGGCGACGCCATGCGGGCGCTGCTGCTGTACAACCCGACCGCCACGACCACGACCACGGCCGTGATCGACGTGATCACGCGTGCGCTGCGCGGATCCCTCGAGCTCGAGGCCGTCCCGACGAAGCGCCGCAACCACGCCGGCTTCCTGGCGGTCGGCGCCGCGGACGAGGGGTTCGACGCGGTGATCGTCCTCGGCGGCGACGGGACGGTCAACGAGGTGATCCAGGGCATCGCCACGACGCCGGTGGCGCTGGCGATCATCCCGGGCGGGTCGACGAACGTGCTGGCGCGCAGTCTCGGTCTGCCGAACGAACCGATCGCGGCCACGAATGCGATCCTGGGCCGCCTGGCCGACGATCGCATCCGGACCGTCAATCTCGGACTGGCCAACGACCGCTACTTCGCGTTCCACGCCGGCTTCGGCTTCGACGCCGAGGTCGTGCGTCTCGTCGAGCAGCGGTACCACCTCAAGCGCACGGTCCGCCAGGCCTCGTTCGTGTGGTGCGCCGTCCAGGCAGCCGCGATGTCCACCGGCGTCCGACGCGCGTGCATCACCGTACGCACCCAGGACAACCCGCTGCTGTCGGAGCAGCGGTGGGTGGTGTGCGCCAACGCCCGGCCGTACACGTATCTCGGCCGGCGCGCCGCCGAACTGTGCCCGGTCGCCGACATCGAGGGCGACCTGGCCCTGACCGGCCTGTCGCGTCTGAGCCCGCTCGCGATCGCCCGCACGGCCTGGACGGCGTTGTCGACCGGTGACATCGGCCAACTGCGGTTCGTCAACCTGCTGTCGGACCTGCCGGAGGTCATCTGCGAGGCCGATCGACCACTGGCGCTCCAACTCGACGGCGATTTCGTCGGTGCGAGCGAACGGGTCGTGTTCCGCAGCGTTCGCGATGCCCTGCGGGTGATCGCCTGA
- a CDS encoding RNA polymerase sigma factor SigF yields MKTSYTRDDTKDLFAQLRATGDPEIRATLAHLHLPLVEYLAKRFRDRGEPLDDLIQVGSVGLLKAIDRFDLERGVEFSTYATPTIVGELKRYFRDKGWAIRVPRRLQELSLRLNKVVATLTQQLGRSPTVTEIARHAGVSEEDVLEALESGQAYSTTSLDAPSGSDDGDSPLRLDRMGEDDIALDNLEYFASLAPLIAELPERERTILFLRFFRGMTQSRIADHVGISQMHVSRLLTRILEFLRRGMDNGDVSF; encoded by the coding sequence TTGAAGACGAGCTACACCCGAGACGACACGAAGGACCTGTTCGCCCAGCTGCGGGCGACCGGTGATCCTGAGATCAGGGCGACACTGGCCCACCTGCACCTGCCCCTGGTCGAGTATCTGGCCAAGCGCTTCCGCGATCGCGGCGAGCCGCTCGACGATCTGATCCAGGTCGGCAGCGTGGGTCTGCTCAAGGCGATCGACCGGTTCGATCTCGAACGCGGTGTCGAGTTCTCGACCTATGCGACACCGACGATCGTCGGCGAGCTCAAGCGCTACTTCCGTGACAAGGGCTGGGCCATCCGCGTGCCCCGGAGGTTGCAGGAGCTGAGCCTGCGGCTGAACAAGGTCGTCGCCACGTTGACCCAGCAGCTGGGCCGCTCCCCCACCGTCACCGAGATCGCCCGCCACGCCGGCGTCAGCGAGGAGGACGTGCTGGAAGCGCTCGAGAGCGGGCAGGCGTACTCGACCACGTCGTTGGACGCCCCGTCGGGCTCCGACGACGGGGACTCACCCCTGCGACTGGACCGCATGGGCGAGGACGACATCGCGCTGGACAACCTCGAGTACTTCGCGTCGCTGGCGCCGTTGATCGCCGAACTGCCCGAGCGCGAGCGGACGATCCTGTTCCTGCGCTTCTTCCGGGGCATGACCCAGTCGCGGATCGCTGACCACGTCGGCATCAGCCAGATGCACGTGTCCCGGCTGCTCACGCGGATCCTCGAGTTCCTGCGCCGCGGCATGGACAACGGCGACGTCAGCTTCTAG
- a CDS encoding DEAD/DEAH box helicase, whose product MSTNLPGHLHGPTRDWFTSSFTAPTRAQIGGWDAIADGANVLVSAPTGSGKTLAAFLAGLDRLLFTAPPEGERTTRLLYVSPLKALAYDVDRNLRAPLVGITYAAERAGVTAHPVDVGMRTGDTPAAERRRLARTPPDILITTPESLYLLLTSRAREALGAVDTVIVDEVHAVAGTKRGAHLAVTLERLEHLRSVSGAARPLQRVGLSATQRPLDEVARFLGGGDGGARDWTPRPVRIVEAPADRELDVEIVVPVEDMGRLGELMDEPATGPAAGGTEVRRSIWPAVHPRILDLIRAHRSTIVFANSRRLAERLCSRLNDLAAEDDPDAPPLARAHHGSVAREQRLQIEEALKSGALRCVVATSSLELGIDMGSVDLVVQVESPKSVSSGLQRIGRAGHHVGGTSIGKVFPKYRGDLVECAVVVRRMLDGEIERTRYPRTPLDVLAQQVVAMSAMDPWQVDDLLACLRGAANFAELSRGQLDGVLDMLSGRYPSDEFAELRPRITWDRVADRIEGRRGAQRLAVTSGGTIPDRGLYGVFIAGGGEGPGAGERQRAGGRGYRRVGELDEEMVYETRPGETFTLGSTTWRIEDITRDQVLVSPAPGEQGKLPFWHGDGLGRPIEVGRAVGAFLRETTDAARSGGTGRLTIDYGLDDLAAQNLATYLGEQAEATGAVPSDRSIVVERFRDEIGDWRICLLSPFGGRVHAPWALAIEARLRERFGVPVQTMHADDGIVIRVPDGTEAEASVLDLLTIDPDDVEDLVVGELANATLFASRFRECAARALLLPRRRPDGRTPLWQQRQRAADLLAVASRYGQFPILLETYRECLRDVFDVPALADLLRDVAARRVRMVEVETPTASPFASSLLFNYIASYMYEGDAPLAERRAAALSLDRELLAELVGSDELRELIDTDALAELELELQRLAPDRRVRDADDVHDLLRTIGDLRTDELVARTTVGEDEVAAWLDELVQARRVYATQIAGERRWVAAEDAGRLRDGLGIPPPSGLPDAFLEPVRRPLIDLVARYARTHGPFYAGDVAARLGLPTDAVALALAELERDERVTLGEFRPGGVRREWCDAEVLRRVRRRSLAALRREVEPVEPDALARFLPGWQGVRASVSEPAGGDRYAAGRLRGVDRTLEVVEQLQGAPVPASVLEVDVLPLRVADYRGAWLDELLATGDVVWVGRGPLGSDDGRVALYLRDQAPLLAPMPPDELEPPLDGPVHAALLAHLSERGASFWSQLYVAAWGEGERQRAGGRGSDSGERQRAGGRGSDSGERQRAGGRGSDSGSGQDEVVEALWDLVWAGLVTNDSLQALRALRSGAPRRGTSRRRRRPGRVASRSGPPRAAGRWSLTAELLGDDVRPTARATALAAQLLDRYGVLTRDAVRAEDVVGGFSAVYGVLRAMEESGRTRRGYFVEGLGGAQFAVPGAVDRLRAVRTAEVAGEDAAARVLAATDPANPFGAALEWPTPAHDGRHLPKRAAGALVAIVAGELVAYVERGGRSLLTFTDDPDRLATAAEALADTVDEGRVDRLQLQRVDGAAPTDQPVLEHLRAVGFVDHPRGLIRRRGGGGRAAGRLVG is encoded by the coding sequence GTGAGCACCAACCTGCCCGGTCACCTGCACGGACCGACACGGGACTGGTTCACGTCGTCGTTCACGGCACCGACCCGGGCGCAGATCGGCGGGTGGGACGCGATCGCCGACGGCGCCAACGTGCTTGTCAGCGCGCCGACCGGGTCCGGCAAGACGCTGGCGGCGTTCCTGGCGGGTCTGGACCGCCTGCTGTTCACGGCACCGCCGGAGGGCGAGCGGACGACGCGGCTGCTGTACGTCTCGCCGCTCAAGGCCCTGGCGTATGACGTCGACCGCAACCTGCGGGCGCCGCTCGTTGGGATCACGTACGCGGCCGAACGGGCCGGCGTCACGGCGCACCCGGTCGACGTCGGCATGCGGACCGGCGACACCCCGGCGGCCGAGCGTCGCCGACTCGCCCGCACCCCTCCGGACATCCTGATCACGACGCCGGAGTCGCTGTACCTGCTGCTGACGTCACGCGCGCGCGAGGCCCTCGGTGCGGTGGACACGGTCATCGTCGACGAGGTGCACGCGGTCGCGGGCACCAAGCGCGGCGCCCACCTGGCCGTCACGCTCGAGCGCCTGGAGCACCTGCGGTCGGTGTCCGGCGCGGCGCGACCGCTCCAGCGTGTCGGGCTGTCGGCGACGCAGCGACCGCTCGACGAAGTCGCGCGATTCCTCGGTGGGGGTGACGGTGGCGCGCGCGACTGGACGCCGCGACCTGTCCGCATCGTCGAGGCACCGGCCGACCGCGAGCTCGACGTCGAGATCGTCGTGCCGGTTGAGGACATGGGCCGCCTGGGCGAGCTCATGGACGAGCCGGCCACCGGCCCCGCCGCCGGAGGCACCGAGGTCCGTCGCAGCATCTGGCCGGCGGTCCACCCGCGCATCCTCGACCTGATCCGTGCACATCGCTCGACGATCGTGTTCGCCAACTCGCGCCGGCTGGCCGAACGCCTGTGCTCGCGGCTCAACGATCTGGCCGCCGAGGACGATCCCGACGCGCCACCGCTCGCGCGCGCCCACCACGGTTCGGTCGCCCGCGAGCAGCGCCTGCAGATCGAGGAGGCGCTGAAGTCGGGCGCGCTGCGCTGCGTGGTGGCCACGTCGTCGTTGGAGCTCGGCATCGACATGGGCAGCGTCGACCTGGTCGTCCAGGTCGAGTCGCCGAAGTCGGTGTCGTCGGGGCTCCAGCGCATCGGGCGTGCCGGCCACCACGTCGGTGGCACCAGCATCGGCAAGGTGTTCCCGAAGTACCGGGGCGACCTGGTCGAGTGCGCTGTGGTCGTGCGACGCATGCTCGACGGGGAGATCGAACGGACGCGCTATCCCCGCACGCCGCTGGACGTGCTCGCGCAGCAGGTCGTCGCGATGTCAGCCATGGACCCCTGGCAGGTCGACGATCTGCTCGCGTGCCTGCGGGGTGCGGCCAACTTCGCCGAGCTGTCGCGTGGCCAGCTGGACGGCGTGCTCGACATGCTCAGCGGCCGGTACCCGTCGGACGAGTTCGCGGAGCTGCGCCCGCGCATCACCTGGGACCGCGTGGCCGACCGCATCGAGGGCCGCCGCGGCGCGCAGCGGCTGGCGGTCACGTCGGGTGGCACGATCCCCGACCGGGGTCTGTACGGGGTGTTCATCGCCGGAGGGGGCGAGGGGCCGGGAGCGGGCGAGCGCCAGCGAGCCGGCGGGCGGGGATATCGCAGGGTTGGTGAACTGGACGAGGAAATGGTCTACGAGACGAGACCCGGTGAGACGTTCACGCTCGGCTCGACGACCTGGCGCATCGAGGACATCACCCGCGACCAGGTGCTCGTCTCGCCGGCCCCGGGCGAGCAGGGCAAGCTGCCGTTCTGGCACGGTGACGGGCTGGGCCGGCCGATCGAGGTCGGCCGTGCCGTCGGTGCGTTCCTGCGGGAGACGACCGACGCCGCGCGGTCCGGCGGTACAGGTCGCCTCACGATCGACTACGGCCTGGACGATCTGGCCGCGCAGAACCTGGCCACCTACCTCGGCGAGCAGGCCGAGGCGACCGGCGCGGTGCCCAGCGACCGCTCGATCGTCGTCGAGCGCTTCCGCGACGAGATCGGCGACTGGCGGATCTGCCTGCTGTCGCCGTTCGGTGGCCGCGTGCACGCGCCGTGGGCGCTGGCGATCGAAGCGCGGCTGCGCGAACGTTTCGGTGTGCCCGTGCAGACCATGCACGCCGACGACGGCATCGTCATCCGTGTGCCCGACGGCACGGAGGCCGAGGCCTCAGTCCTGGACCTGCTGACGATCGATCCCGACGACGTCGAGGACCTGGTCGTAGGCGAGCTCGCCAACGCGACGCTGTTCGCGTCACGGTTCCGGGAGTGCGCGGCGAGGGCACTGCTGCTGCCACGACGCCGCCCGGACGGGCGCACCCCGCTGTGGCAGCAGCGCCAGCGTGCTGCGGACCTGCTGGCCGTCGCCAGCCGCTACGGCCAGTTCCCGATCCTGCTGGAGACCTACCGCGAGTGCCTCCGCGACGTGTTCGATGTGCCGGCGCTCGCGGATCTGCTGCGCGACGTCGCCGCGCGACGGGTCCGCATGGTCGAGGTCGAGACACCGACCGCCTCGCCGTTCGCGTCCTCGTTGCTGTTCAACTACATCGCCAGCTACATGTACGAGGGCGACGCGCCGCTGGCCGAGCGTCGTGCCGCCGCGCTCAGCCTGGATCGCGAGCTGCTGGCCGAACTGGTCGGCAGCGACGAGCTGCGCGAGCTGATCGACACCGACGCGTTGGCCGAGCTCGAGCTCGAGCTGCAGCGCCTGGCGCCGGACCGGCGCGTCCGTGACGCCGACGATGTACATGACCTCCTGCGCACCATCGGCGACCTGCGCACCGACGAGCTCGTCGCCCGCACCACCGTCGGCGAGGACGAGGTCGCGGCGTGGCTCGATGAGCTCGTCCAGGCGCGGCGCGTGTACGCGACCCAGATCGCCGGCGAGCGCCGATGGGTGGCGGCCGAGGACGCCGGGCGCCTGCGCGACGGGCTCGGCATCCCACCGCCGTCCGGGCTGCCGGACGCCTTCCTCGAGCCCGTGCGCCGTCCCCTCATCGATCTCGTCGCCCGGTACGCTCGTACGCACGGGCCGTTCTACGCGGGAGACGTCGCGGCGCGGCTGGGGCTGCCGACCGACGCCGTCGCGCTGGCGCTGGCCGAGCTCGAACGTGACGAACGCGTGACCCTCGGCGAGTTCCGCCCCGGCGGAGTGCGCCGCGAGTGGTGCGACGCCGAGGTCCTGCGCCGCGTCCGACGTCGGTCGCTCGCCGCGCTGCGGCGCGAGGTCGAGCCGGTCGAGCCCGACGCGCTGGCGCGGTTCCTCCCGGGCTGGCAGGGGGTGAGGGCGAGCGTCAGCGAGCCAGCGGGCGGGGACCGGTACGCCGCTGGGCGGCTACGGGGGGTCGACCGGACGCTGGAGGTCGTCGAGCAGCTGCAGGGCGCGCCGGTCCCGGCAAGCGTGCTCGAGGTCGACGTGCTGCCCCTGCGTGTGGCCGACTACCGCGGCGCCTGGTTGGACGAGTTGCTGGCGACCGGCGACGTCGTGTGGGTCGGGCGTGGGCCGTTGGGCTCCGATGACGGCCGCGTCGCGCTCTACCTGCGCGATCAGGCGCCGTTGCTGGCACCCATGCCACCCGATGAGCTCGAGCCGCCGCTGGACGGCCCGGTGCACGCGGCGCTGCTGGCGCACCTGTCCGAGCGCGGGGCGTCGTTCTGGTCGCAGCTGTACGTGGCGGCGTGGGGTGAGGGCGAGCGTCAGCGAGCCGGCGGGCGGGGATCGGACAGCGGCGAGCGTCAGCGAGCCGGCGGGCGGGGATCGGACAGCGGCGAGCGTCAGCGAGCCGGCGGGCGGGGATCGGACAGCGGGAGCGGGCAGGACGAGGTCGTCGAGGCGCTGTGGGACCTGGTGTGGGCCGGCCTCGTAACCAACGACAGCCTCCAGGCCCTGCGTGCGCTGCGTAGCGGCGCGCCCCGGCGCGGCACGTCCCGACGCCGGCGGCGACCGGGTCGCGTGGCCAGCCGCAGCGGGCCACCCCGTGCGGCGGGACGGTGGTCGCTGACCGCGGAGCTGCTCGGTGACGACGTGCGACCCACCGCGCGCGCGACGGCGCTGGCGGCGCAGCTGCTGGACCGCTACGGCGTGCTGACCCGCGACGCCGTACGCGCCGAGGACGTCGTCGGTGGGTTCAGTGCCGTGTACGGCGTGCTGCGCGCGATGGAGGAGTCGGGCCGCACCCGCCGCGGTTACTTCGTCGAGGGCCTCGGCGGCGCCCAGTTCGCGGTGCCGGGCGCTGTCGACCGCCTGCGAGCCGTGCGCACGGCCGAAGTGGCAGGCGAGGACGCCGCGGCGCGCGTGCTGGCCGCCACGGATCCAGCCAACCCGTTCGGTGCCGCGCTGGAGTGGCCGACACCGGCACACGACGGCCGGCACCTGCCGAAGCGCGCCGCGGGTGCGCTGGTCGCGATCGTCGCCGGTGAGCTCGTCGCGTACGTCGAGCGTGGTGGGCGCTCGCTGCTCACGTTCACCGACGACCCCGACCGCCTCGCCACCGCCGCCGAGGCGCTCGCGGACACCGTGGACGAGGGCCGGGTCGATCGCCTGCAGCTGCAGCGCGTCGACGGTGCGGCTCCGACCGACCAGCCGGTGCTGGAGCACCTGCGGGCGGTCGGCTTCGTCGACCATCCGCGCGGACTGATCCGACGCCGCGGCGGCGGGGGGCGCGCCGCGGGACGGCTGGTGGGATGA